One Opitutia bacterium DNA segment encodes these proteins:
- the ccoN gene encoding cytochrome-c oxidase, cbb3-type subunit I, whose translation MTTGQKTTIEFNDKVVRQFMLASIIFGVVGMLVGLLVATQLNFWQANFGLSFTSFGRLRPLHTNAVIFAFVGNMMFAGVYYSTQRLVKARLASDFLSQLHFWGWQAIIVAAAITLPLGLTRGKEYAELIWPINVAVALIWVVFAVNFFWTLAKRNEKSLYVAIWFYIATIITVAMLYIVNHLSIPTSWIHSYGVFAGAQDGLVQWWYGHNAVAFFLTTPILGIMYYFLPKAAERPVYSYRLSVVHFWSLVFLYIWAGPHHLLNTALPNWLQLLGMTFSLMLWAPSWGGMLNGLLTLRGGWDKLRTDPVIKFFAAGVTFYGMATFEGPLLSIKAVNALGHYTDWIIGHVHGGALGWNGFMAAGMFYWLVPRLWNKPLYSQSLANLHFWLGTIGILFYMGAMWASGIGQGLMLNATAEGGTILKYPNFLETLNAIRPLMALRIVGGAFYFIGFLLMVYNIWKSIAGAKVVNGTMEVYVEKFEEKENLSLPATFLNAPVVYSTLGTIAACVWMFTSGWVNLLGLFATVMAALMAIGHFQTRGTAWGEWYDKLLLNAMPFTVLTFLAVAVGGLIQIVPMLTIDKQLQTEDRKADVYTPLELAGRDIYVREGCYTCHSQMIRTLVPDVMRYGDYSRLGESIWDHPYQWGSRRTGPDLARVGGKYNHAWHFDHMKDPRSISTGSNMPTYGHLQENDTNYSVLPKKIAVQKMLGVPFPNWSDSMISTLAHEQAKEIAKDLQAQGRYIAPDKEIVALISYLQCLGKKWTPTNAGAAATH comes from the coding sequence ATGACGACAGGACAAAAAACCACCATCGAGTTCAACGACAAGGTCGTCCGCCAATTCATGCTCGCGTCGATTATTTTCGGCGTCGTCGGCATGCTCGTCGGCCTCCTCGTCGCGACCCAGCTGAATTTCTGGCAGGCCAACTTCGGCCTGTCGTTCACCAGCTTCGGTCGCCTGCGCCCGCTCCACACGAACGCCGTCATCTTCGCGTTCGTCGGCAATATGATGTTCGCCGGCGTCTACTATTCGACGCAGCGCCTCGTGAAGGCCCGGCTCGCGAGTGATTTCCTCTCGCAGCTCCACTTCTGGGGCTGGCAGGCGATCATCGTCGCGGCCGCCATCACGCTCCCGCTCGGCCTCACGCGCGGCAAGGAATACGCCGAGCTCATCTGGCCGATCAACGTCGCCGTCGCCCTCATCTGGGTCGTGTTCGCGGTGAACTTCTTCTGGACGCTCGCCAAGCGCAACGAGAAGTCCCTCTACGTCGCCATCTGGTTCTACATCGCGACGATCATCACCGTGGCGATGCTCTACATCGTCAACCACCTCTCGATCCCGACCTCGTGGATCCACTCCTACGGCGTGTTCGCCGGTGCGCAGGACGGCCTCGTCCAATGGTGGTATGGCCACAACGCCGTGGCGTTCTTCCTCACCACGCCGATCCTCGGCATCATGTATTACTTCCTGCCGAAGGCGGCGGAACGTCCGGTCTATTCGTATCGCCTCTCGGTCGTGCACTTCTGGTCGCTGGTGTTCCTCTACATCTGGGCCGGCCCGCACCACTTGCTGAACACCGCGCTCCCGAACTGGCTGCAACTCCTCGGCATGACCTTCTCGCTCATGCTCTGGGCGCCCTCCTGGGGTGGCATGCTCAACGGCCTGCTCACGCTTCGCGGCGGCTGGGACAAGCTCCGCACCGATCCGGTGATCAAATTCTTCGCCGCCGGCGTGACCTTCTACGGCATGGCGACCTTCGAGGGACCGCTCCTCTCCATCAAGGCCGTCAACGCCCTCGGCCACTACACCGATTGGATCATCGGTCACGTGCACGGCGGCGCCCTCGGCTGGAACGGCTTCATGGCCGCCGGCATGTTCTACTGGCTCGTCCCGCGCCTCTGGAACAAGCCCCTCTACTCGCAATCCCTCGCCAACCTCCACTTCTGGCTCGGGACCATCGGCATCCTTTTCTACATGGGCGCCATGTGGGCCTCCGGCATCGGCCAAGGCCTGATGCTCAACGCCACCGCCGAAGGCGGCACCATCCTGAAGTATCCGAACTTCCTCGAGACGCTGAACGCCATCCGCCCGCTCATGGCGCTGCGCATCGTCGGCGGCGCGTTCTACTTCATCGGCTTCCTCCTGATGGTTTACAACATCTGGAAATCCATCGCCGGCGCCAAAGTCGTGAACGGCACGATGGAAGTCTACGTCGAGAAATTCGAGGAGAAGGAAAACCTTTCGCTCCCCGCCACCTTCCTCAACGCCCCGGTCGTTTACTCCACCCTCGGCACCATCGCCGCGTGCGTGTGGATGTTCACCAGCGGCTGGGTCAACCTGCTCGGCCTCTTCGCCACCGTCATGGCGGCGCTCATGGCCATCGGCCACTTCCAGACCCGCGGCACCGCGTGGGGCGAGTGGTATGACAAGCTCCTCCTGAACGCGATGCCCTTCACGGTCCTCACGTTCCTCGCCGTCGCCGTCGGCGGCCTCATCCAGATCGTTCCGATGCTCACGATCGACAAGCAGCTGCAGACCGAAGACCGCAAGGCCGACGTCTACACGCCGCTCGAACTCGCCGGCCGCGACATCTACGTCCGCGAGGGTTGCTACACCTGCCACTCACAGATGATCCGCACGCTCGTCCCCGACGTCATGCGCTACGGCGACTACTCCCGCCTCGGCGAATCCATCTGGGACCACCCGTATCAATGGGGCTCCCGCCGCACCGGCCCCGACCTCGCCCGCGTCGGTGGAAAATACAACCACGCCTGGCACTTCGACCACATGAAGGACCCGCGCTCGATCTCGACCGGCTCCAACATGCCCACCTACGGCCACCTCCAGGAGAACGACACCAACTACTCCGTCCTTCCGAAGAAGATCGCCGTCCAAAAGATGCTCGGCGTGCCGTTCCCGAACTGGTCCGACTCGATGATCTCCACGCTCGCTCACGAGCAGGCGAAGGAAATCGCGAAGGATCTCCAGGCCCAGGGCCGCTACATCGCGCCCGACAAGGAGATCGTCGCGCTCATCAGCTACCTCCAATGCCTCGGCAAGAAGTGGACCCCCACCAACGCCGGCGCCGCCGCCACGCACTAA
- a CDS encoding SGNH/GDSL hydrolase family protein encodes MNPLRLVMIGDSITEWGRPAPTAPDYPTALGHGYVALTAQRLAGKNIAVLNRGIGGHTVRDLAARWQRDVLDLSPDWLTVMIGINDVWRFFDPQRQADAVPPAEYEATLDRLIATARPRVREIALLTPFYVEPNRADAMRRRMDEFGAIVARLAPRHGARFIDTQSIIDRLLALHAPETIALDRVHIGDLGHAAFADAVVSTLADSPRGRP; translated from the coding sequence ATGAATCCCCTCCGCCTCGTCATGATCGGCGACTCCATCACGGAATGGGGCCGCCCCGCCCCCACTGCGCCCGACTACCCCACGGCGCTTGGCCACGGCTACGTCGCCCTCACCGCGCAACGCCTCGCCGGGAAAAACATCGCCGTGCTCAACCGCGGCATCGGCGGACACACCGTCCGCGACCTCGCCGCCCGCTGGCAACGCGACGTGCTCGACCTCTCGCCCGACTGGCTGACCGTGATGATCGGCATCAACGACGTGTGGCGCTTCTTCGATCCGCAGCGCCAGGCCGATGCCGTGCCACCCGCCGAATACGAAGCCACACTCGATCGGTTGATCGCCACCGCCCGCCCGCGCGTGCGCGAGATCGCGCTCCTGACGCCGTTCTACGTCGAACCCAATCGCGCCGACGCCATGCGCCGGCGCATGGACGAATTCGGCGCCATCGTCGCGCGCCTCGCCCCGAGACATGGGGCGCGCTTCATCGACACGCAGTCGATCATCGACCGCCTGCTGGCACTGCACGCTCCCGAAACGATCGCCCTCGACCGCGTGCACATCGGCGACCTCGGCCACGCCGCCTTCGCCGACGCCGTCGTCAGCACGCTCGCCGATTCACCGCGCGGCCGACCGTAA
- a CDS encoding DUF5060 domain-containing protein: protein MRRPAPLARLAAALLSLLLVAALHAGPVRFEFTVAPAPGIANPFAREIWAEVTQPSGETLLLPAFYVGQQVYAVHARPDQRGTYTLGRILESTRGSPAAPIAAGPHSASTFENPARLRLPPVGIDPRRPGGFARADGHAFIPFGANVAWAHEPDVLNFYRTTLAAFAANHLNWMRVWMVHWGRTNLDWVTPEDGAPVPPGGIDANVAARWDALLAAAEEHGVYLQIVLQYHGQYSTTVNPSWVDNPWNAANPGGFLRSPSDFFTDSRARLLTALKYRYIVARWGWSPAVFAWELFNEVHWVDALKIAHDEAAVAQWHADMAKLIRSIDVYRHPITTSTENLLSPINAEMDFLQPHLYSANLITAARTFAPRRNGDARPIFYGEFGDDHLRLPDNVKKSGLVEPPAIWASLMGAGSLPAQAWEGEKLRDTRRLAEIGAVHRFVVLSGWSRHRDLQPFSAAVECDPRVPLQLAGAQQWQRRPARDCTLPLDGREPLELGDWPATFVTPAAEANESFPSRAAFRVTLPRDTTMRLEVVGVSEKGGALRVTVDGKTAAESAWQPTGVFPATLAVAVSAGAHTIAIENTGASDWVQVSHLDLGLTAPALAAIGQRNDRFIALWLRHRANLLALEPGAPAEGTLVLEDVPPGTWKVTWWDTANATVTASDVVSHVGGTLRLPTRAVTRHSALVLTRQP from the coding sequence GCATCGCCAATCCCTTCGCCCGCGAAATCTGGGCTGAAGTCACTCAGCCGTCCGGCGAGACGCTGCTGCTGCCCGCCTTCTACGTCGGCCAGCAAGTCTACGCCGTCCACGCGCGCCCCGACCAGCGCGGCACCTACACGCTCGGCCGCATCCTCGAAAGCACGCGCGGCTCGCCCGCCGCACCGATCGCCGCCGGGCCGCACTCTGCCTCCACTTTCGAAAATCCCGCGCGCCTTCGCCTGCCCCCCGTCGGCATCGATCCCCGTCGCCCCGGTGGCTTCGCCCGCGCGGACGGACACGCGTTCATTCCCTTCGGCGCCAACGTCGCCTGGGCGCACGAGCCCGACGTCCTCAATTTCTACCGCACCACGCTCGCTGCCTTCGCCGCCAACCATCTGAACTGGATGCGCGTCTGGATGGTGCACTGGGGCCGCACCAATCTCGACTGGGTGACCCCGGAAGACGGCGCCCCCGTGCCCCCCGGCGGCATCGACGCCAACGTCGCCGCCCGCTGGGATGCGCTCCTCGCCGCCGCTGAGGAGCACGGCGTCTATCTCCAGATCGTCCTCCAATACCACGGCCAATACAGCACCACCGTGAATCCCTCGTGGGTCGACAACCCCTGGAACGCCGCCAACCCCGGCGGTTTCCTTCGCTCTCCGTCGGATTTCTTCACCGATTCCCGCGCCCGCCTGCTCACCGCGCTCAAATACCGCTACATCGTCGCGCGGTGGGGCTGGTCGCCCGCCGTCTTCGCTTGGGAACTCTTCAACGAAGTCCACTGGGTCGACGCCCTGAAAATCGCCCACGACGAAGCCGCCGTCGCCCAATGGCACGCCGACATGGCCAAGCTCATCCGCTCCATCGACGTTTACCGCCACCCCATCACCACCAGCACGGAAAACCTCCTCAGCCCCATCAACGCGGAGATGGATTTCCTCCAGCCGCACCTCTACAGCGCCAACCTCATCACCGCCGCGCGCACATTCGCTCCGCGCCGCAATGGCGACGCCCGTCCGATTTTCTACGGCGAATTCGGCGACGATCACCTCCGCCTCCCTGACAACGTGAAGAAGTCCGGCCTCGTCGAGCCGCCCGCCATCTGGGCCAGCCTCATGGGCGCCGGCTCGCTGCCCGCGCAAGCGTGGGAAGGCGAAAAGCTCCGCGACACCCGCCGGCTCGCGGAGATCGGCGCGGTGCATCGCTTCGTCGTGCTCTCCGGCTGGTCCCGCCACCGCGATCTGCAGCCGTTCTCGGCCGCCGTGGAATGCGACCCGCGCGTCCCGCTTCAACTCGCCGGCGCCCAGCAATGGCAACGCCGCCCCGCCCGGGATTGCACGCTGCCGCTCGACGGCCGCGAGCCGCTCGAACTCGGCGACTGGCCCGCCACGTTCGTCACTCCGGCGGCGGAAGCCAATGAATCCTTCCCCAGCCGCGCCGCCTTCCGCGTCACTCTGCCGCGCGACACCACCATGCGACTCGAAGTGGTCGGCGTCTCCGAAAAAGGCGGCGCCCTGCGCGTGACCGTGGACGGCAAGACTGCCGCCGAAAGCGCGTGGCAACCCACCGGAGTTTTCCCGGCCACCCTCGCCGTCGCGGTCTCCGCCGGCGCGCACACCATCGCGATCGAAAACACCGGCGCCAGCGACTGGGTGCAAGTGTCGCACCTCGACCTCGGCCTCACCGCACCGGCGCTCGCCGCCATCGGTCAGCGCAACGACCGCTTCATCGCGCTCTGGCTGCGCCACCGCGCCAATCTCCTCGCCCTCGAACCCGGTGCACCGGCCGAAGGCACTCTGGTTTTGGAGGACGTCCCGCCGGGCACTTGGAAAGTGACCTGGTGGGACACGGCTAACGCCACCGTGACGGCATCCGACGTCGTTTCCCACGTCGGCGGCACGTTGCGGTTGCCGACGCGCGCCGTGACGCGCCACTCCGCCCTCGTCCTCACGCGCCAACCTTGA
- a CDS encoding heavy metal translocating P-type ATPase metal-binding domain-containing protein, translating into MSDSSTSRSNWVDGGVAPTEVRGPRVGRTAPVHSCLHCGAPLKTDAARESGFCCSGCTYVHRLVHEQGLEGYYKIRDSVIAPVDQTVFQPRDFTWLAELQRHAEVAPAPELTLEVQGISCAGCVWLIEKIFHKHAGALFIETDAQLGRMRFRWERGQFDATEFARALQSFNYLVGPPGEEPAVPESKFLIRRIGLCAAFAMNIMLFALPAYFGMERTFAYAGLFDTLAMACATLSVLAGGTYFISRAARALRDRVMHIDLPIAVGIIGSYAGSIYGWLTGNHSVVYFDFVGTFIVLMLFGRWAQVVAVERNRRRLLTTNTRPQKVSVDTPRGAVDRPVEELVVGDIYTVRSGQVIPVESQLESTAATLGTAWISGEADPREARTGARVQSGALNLSRGSIRLRALQPWHVSLLAQLLRPTGRDQFRHRLLERVVTGYLVGIFVVATATAIGWWVTKHDVALTWSAVTAVLVVSCPCAIGLAYPLADEMATVALRRFGVFVRENDLFPRLARLKKIVFDKTGTLTLETPVLSNPEALHALSSSARAALLALVRDNPHPISQCLNENLLADGLVNGVEPAAGEVNEETGFGVTLRGELGRWSLGRPGWLGDAKCNLLGYTSGEAHDTEFACDGVVLARFKFTDAVRPGARDEIAALRAAGFETFILSGDRKEKVEAMADGLGIPPQNAIAEATPTEKAQWLQRTDRQDTLMLGDGANDSLAFDAAFVRGTPVVHRGVLEGKADFYYLGRGLDGLRRMFAVNETRRITQLVLIVFSVAYNCTTVTLAAFGHMNPLIAAVIMPASSLLSLLIVGVGMRRQVSVR; encoded by the coding sequence ATGTCCGATTCTTCGACATCTCGATCGAATTGGGTGGACGGGGGAGTGGCCCCGACGGAGGTGCGTGGACCTCGTGTCGGCAGGACCGCCCCCGTCCACTCCTGCCTTCACTGCGGCGCCCCGCTGAAAACCGACGCCGCGCGCGAGTCCGGCTTCTGCTGCTCGGGCTGCACCTACGTCCACCGCCTCGTGCACGAGCAAGGACTCGAGGGATACTACAAAATCCGCGACTCCGTCATCGCGCCGGTCGATCAGACCGTGTTCCAGCCGCGCGACTTCACCTGGCTGGCCGAGCTGCAACGCCACGCCGAGGTCGCGCCTGCGCCCGAGCTCACGCTCGAGGTGCAAGGCATCTCCTGCGCCGGGTGCGTCTGGCTCATTGAGAAGATTTTCCACAAGCACGCCGGCGCGCTCTTCATCGAGACCGACGCCCAGCTCGGCCGCATGCGTTTCCGCTGGGAGCGCGGCCAGTTCGACGCCACGGAGTTCGCGCGCGCGCTGCAGTCTTTCAATTACCTCGTCGGCCCGCCCGGCGAGGAGCCGGCCGTCCCCGAGAGCAAGTTCCTGATTCGTCGCATCGGCCTGTGTGCCGCGTTCGCGATGAACATCATGCTCTTCGCGTTGCCGGCCTACTTCGGTATGGAGCGGACGTTCGCCTACGCCGGACTCTTCGATACGCTCGCGATGGCCTGTGCCACGCTGAGCGTGCTGGCGGGCGGCACCTATTTCATCAGTCGCGCCGCGCGCGCCCTGCGCGATCGCGTCATGCACATCGATCTGCCGATCGCGGTCGGCATCATCGGCTCCTACGCCGGTTCGATCTACGGTTGGCTGACCGGCAACCACTCGGTGGTCTACTTCGACTTCGTCGGCACCTTCATCGTGCTGATGCTCTTTGGCCGCTGGGCGCAAGTCGTCGCCGTCGAGCGCAACCGCCGGCGCCTGCTCACGACGAACACGCGGCCGCAAAAGGTCTCCGTCGACACGCCGCGCGGCGCCGTCGATCGCCCGGTTGAGGAACTCGTTGTCGGCGACATCTACACCGTTCGCTCGGGCCAGGTCATCCCGGTCGAATCGCAGCTCGAATCCACCGCCGCCACCCTCGGCACCGCGTGGATCAGCGGCGAAGCGGACCCGCGCGAAGCGCGCACCGGCGCCCGCGTGCAATCCGGCGCGCTGAACCTTTCCCGCGGCTCGATCCGCTTGCGCGCACTGCAGCCGTGGCACGTCTCGCTCCTTGCGCAACTGCTCCGCCCGACCGGCCGCGATCAATTCCGCCACCGCCTGCTCGAACGCGTCGTCACCGGCTATCTCGTCGGCATCTTCGTCGTCGCGACGGCGACGGCCATCGGCTGGTGGGTGACGAAACACGACGTCGCGCTCACGTGGTCCGCTGTCACCGCGGTGCTCGTTGTTTCGTGCCCCTGCGCGATCGGCCTCGCATATCCGCTGGCCGACGAGATGGCGACGGTGGCGCTGCGCCGCTTCGGCGTGTTCGTGCGCGAGAACGACCTGTTCCCGCGCCTCGCGCGTCTGAAGAAAATCGTCTTCGACAAGACCGGCACGCTCACGCTGGAGACGCCGGTGTTATCCAATCCCGAGGCGCTGCACGCCCTCTCGTCGTCCGCGCGCGCCGCGCTGCTCGCGCTCGTGCGCGACAACCCGCACCCGATCAGCCAGTGCCTGAACGAGAACCTGCTCGCCGACGGCTTGGTGAATGGCGTCGAGCCGGCCGCGGGCGAGGTGAACGAAGAAACCGGCTTCGGCGTCACGCTGCGCGGCGAACTCGGCCGCTGGTCGCTCGGCCGTCCCGGCTGGCTGGGCGACGCGAAGTGTAACCTATTAGGTTACACCTCCGGTGAAGCGCACGACACGGAGTTCGCGTGCGACGGCGTCGTGCTGGCGCGATTCAAGTTCACCGATGCGGTGCGGCCCGGCGCGCGCGACGAGATCGCGGCGCTGCGCGCGGCTGGTTTCGAGACGTTCATCCTCAGTGGCGACCGGAAGGAAAAGGTCGAGGCGATGGCGGACGGACTCGGCATTCCGCCGCAGAATGCCATCGCTGAAGCCACCCCGACGGAGAAGGCGCAATGGCTGCAGCGCACCGACCGGCAGGACACGTTGATGCTCGGCGATGGCGCGAACGACTCGCTGGCGTTCGACGCGGCGTTCGTGCGCGGCACGCCGGTCGTCCATCGCGGCGTGCTCGAGGGCAAGGCCGACTTCTATTATCTCGGCCGCGGCCTCGACGGTCTGCGCCGGATGTTTGCGGTGAACGAGACACGGCGGATCACGCAGCTCGTGCTGATCGTGTTCTCCGTCGCCTACAATTGCACGACGGTGACGCTGGCGGCGTTCGGCCACATGAATCCGCTGATCGCCGCGGTGATCATGCCGGCGAGCTCGCTGTTGAGCCTGTTGATCGTCGGCGTGGGGATGCGCCGGCAGGTGTCGGTGCGTTGA
- a CDS encoding c-type cytochrome yields the protein MNPQHPADDRDEKFRPHTYDGIREYDKRLPNWWLYTLYGTIAFWVFYWFANQIAHIVPSDGAQVDTAMAKINAVKMASSIDVNNDDLFWQMSQNPEFVNAGKQTFDSLCVQCHLPSMRGKGENPAAVGPNLIDTAWIHGGTPKEVYATVSKGVLVKGMPTWEPVLGQKKVAEVVAYVLSKHKKGEEITVEVSK from the coding sequence ATGAATCCCCAACATCCCGCCGACGACCGCGACGAGAAATTCCGTCCGCACACCTACGACGGCATCCGCGAATACGACAAGCGCCTGCCGAACTGGTGGCTCTACACCCTCTACGGCACGATCGCCTTCTGGGTGTTCTACTGGTTCGCCAATCAGATCGCGCACATCGTCCCGTCGGACGGCGCGCAGGTCGACACCGCGATGGCCAAGATCAACGCCGTGAAGATGGCGTCCTCCATCGACGTCAACAACGACGACCTCTTCTGGCAGATGAGCCAGAACCCCGAGTTCGTGAACGCCGGCAAGCAGACCTTCGATTCCCTCTGCGTGCAATGCCACCTCCCGAGCATGCGCGGCAAGGGCGAGAATCCCGCCGCCGTCGGCCCGAACCTCATCGACACTGCGTGGATCCACGGCGGCACGCCGAAGGAAGTCTACGCTACCGTTTCCAAGGGCGTCCTCGTGAAAGGCATGCCCACGTGGGAACCGGTGCTCGGCCAGAAGAAAGTCGCCGAGGTCGTCGCCTACGTTCTCTCCAAGCACAAGAAAGGCGAGGAGATCACCGTCGAAGTTTCCAAGTAG
- the ccoG gene encoding cytochrome c oxidase accessory protein CcoG: MSADPKNQPTPPAAPFARPTPPKPAAPVRHVPSRDSVTTINDDGSRYFLQTADVHGWFTRVRRFLGLFLVAVYVLLPWIPVDGYPAVFLDLAERRFHFFGYTLAAQDAWLLFFALTGVGFSLFFITALLGRLWCGYACPQTVFLEHIYRRIERMVEGDAIQRRKLDAAPMSGAKIARRVVKHALYILTTLVITHLFLAYFVSWPEVWHMMSSAPRDHWAAFVFMGIATGILYFNFAWFREQLCIVICPYGRMQSALSDDHTVTIGYDSKRGEPRGKVGTPDAGACIDCNRCVQVCPTGIDIRHASLQLECIACAACVDACDEVMTKVKRPTGLIRYDSLAAFAGGKTRWVRPRTIVYFVLLLIGITVAAFAFSSVKPASMIVFRMTGAAYFVDHDDVRNQFMLRIVNKRNVPATYRVRLDGVPKHVEQNGFTAPLTVAPLAEQVSPLVLTIDRKHYAGPFKFTVLVQDDKGTFTLSRQIEFLGPDARLLEEEDHDKGIKR, translated from the coding sequence ATGAGCGCAGATCCCAAAAACCAACCGACTCCTCCGGCCGCGCCCTTCGCGCGGCCGACGCCGCCCAAGCCCGCTGCGCCCGTGCGCCACGTGCCGTCGCGCGACTCCGTCACCACGATCAACGACGACGGGTCGCGCTACTTCCTGCAGACCGCCGATGTCCACGGCTGGTTCACGCGGGTGCGACGCTTCCTCGGTCTGTTCCTCGTCGCCGTCTACGTGCTGCTGCCGTGGATCCCCGTCGACGGCTATCCGGCGGTGTTCCTCGATCTCGCCGAGCGCCGCTTCCACTTCTTCGGTTACACGCTCGCGGCGCAGGACGCGTGGCTGCTGTTCTTCGCGCTGACCGGCGTCGGTTTCAGCCTGTTCTTCATCACCGCGCTGCTCGGCCGCCTCTGGTGCGGTTACGCCTGCCCGCAGACCGTCTTCCTCGAGCACATCTACCGCCGCATCGAGCGCATGGTGGAAGGCGACGCCATCCAGCGCCGCAAGCTCGACGCCGCACCGATGTCCGGCGCCAAGATCGCCCGCCGCGTCGTCAAGCACGCCCTCTACATCCTCACCACGCTCGTCATCACGCACCTCTTCCTCGCCTACTTCGTCAGCTGGCCTGAGGTCTGGCACATGATGTCCTCCGCCCCGCGCGACCACTGGGCGGCCTTCGTGTTCATGGGCATCGCGACGGGCATCCTCTATTTCAACTTCGCCTGGTTCCGCGAGCAGCTCTGCATCGTCATCTGCCCCTACGGTAGGATGCAATCGGCCCTCTCCGACGACCACACCGTCACGATCGGCTACGACTCCAAGCGCGGCGAGCCGCGCGGCAAAGTCGGCACGCCCGACGCCGGTGCTTGCATCGACTGCAACCGCTGCGTGCAGGTGTGCCCGACCGGCATCGACATCCGCCACGCCAGCCTCCAGCTCGAGTGCATCGCGTGCGCCGCGTGCGTCGATGCGTGCGACGAGGTGATGACCAAGGTCAAGCGCCCCACCGGCCTCATCCGCTACGATTCGCTCGCGGCGTTCGCCGGTGGCAAGACCCGCTGGGTCCGCCCGCGCACCATCGTTTACTTCGTGCTGCTGCTCATCGGCATCACCGTCGCGGCGTTCGCGTTCTCCTCGGTGAAGCCCGCCAGCATGATCGTGTTTCGCATGACCGGCGCCGCCTACTTCGTCGACCACGACGACGTGCGGAATCAGTTCATGCTGCGCATCGTCAACAAGCGCAATGTGCCGGCCACCTACCGCGTGCGCCTCGACGGCGTGCCGAAGCATGTCGAGCAAAACGGCTTCACCGCACCCCTCACCGTCGCCCCGCTGGCCGAGCAAGTCTCGCCCCTCGTGCTCACGATCGATCGCAAGCACTACGCCGGCCCCTTCAAGTTCACGGTCCTCGTCCAGGACGACAAGGGGACGTTCACGCTCTCGCGGCAGATCGAATTCCTCGGGCCCGACGCCCGCCTCCTCGAGGAAGAGGATCACGACAAGGGCATCAAACGCTGA
- a CDS encoding sulfite exporter TauE/SafE family protein, translated as MELAGIHSASTAFLAGLVTSLHCAGMCGPLACAVMPANRNDADPQTVSTVYHVSRLLGYGALGALAGGVGRLPLNFLSDDVVRYLPWLLVLFFIAVAIRFDQRLPRLPVLGRAYGWVAGHLRGSQNRSRLRAAAALGFATPLLPCGPLYFLISLALLSGSAARGAETLLAFGLGTVPLLWFAQTNYHWLRLKLGPVWLARAQTALALVIAGVLAWRLRSTLGFPGPDVNNFVCH; from the coding sequence ATGGAGCTCGCCGGCATCCACAGCGCCTCCACCGCCTTCCTCGCCGGACTGGTCACCAGCCTGCACTGCGCCGGCATGTGCGGCCCGCTGGCGTGCGCCGTGATGCCCGCGAACCGCAACGACGCCGACCCGCAGACGGTCAGCACCGTCTACCATGTTTCGCGGCTGCTCGGCTACGGCGCCCTCGGCGCGCTCGCCGGCGGAGTCGGCCGCCTGCCGCTGAATTTTCTTAGCGACGACGTCGTGCGCTACCTGCCGTGGTTGCTCGTCCTGTTCTTCATCGCCGTTGCGATTCGCTTCGACCAGCGCCTCCCGCGCCTGCCGGTGCTCGGACGGGCCTACGGTTGGGTTGCCGGCCATCTGCGTGGTTCGCAAAACCGCTCGCGCCTGCGCGCCGCCGCCGCGCTCGGCTTCGCCACGCCGCTGCTGCCCTGCGGTCCGCTCTACTTCCTGATCTCGCTCGCGCTGCTTTCCGGTTCGGCGGCACGCGGTGCGGAGACACTGCTGGCCTTCGGCCTCGGCACGGTGCCGCTGCTGTGGTTCGCGCAGACCAACTACCACTGGCTGCGCCTGAAACTCGGCCCGGTCTGGCTCGCGCGCGCTCAGACGGCCCTCGCGCTCGTGATCGCCGGCGTGCTCGCGTGGCGCCTGCGCTCGACGCTCGGGTTTCCCGGCCCGGACGTGAACAATTTTGTCTGTCACTGA